The sequence TAATAGTATTAGGAGCTACTGGAAGTATAGGAACTAATGCTTTAGAAGTAATAAGAAATGCAGGAGAAAAATTTAAAGTGGTAGCCCTAAGTGGTTATAAAAATCATAAACTGCTTTTGGAGCAGATAAGAGAGTTTGCTCCAGAATATGTTGCAGTAGGAACAGAAGAAGGATATAAAGAAATAAAGGCAGAATTTCCAAATATGAAAATATTTTTAGGAGAGGAAGGACTTAGAGAACTTGCCATGTTGAAAGATTATGATATACTTCTTAGTGCTGTCAGTGGAGCTGTAGGAATAGAAGCTACAGTTGAAGGAATAAAAAACAGTAAAAGAATAGCACTTGCCAATAAAGAGACTATGGTAGCTGCAGGTTCATATATAAATCGTCTTCTTGGAGAGTATCCAAAGGCTGAAATAATTCCTGTAGATAGTGAACATTCAGCTATATTTCAATCTCTGTTAGGAGGAAAGAAAAAAGAAGTTGAAAAAATAATAATAACAGCTAGTGGAGGAACTTTCAGAGGAAAGAAAAAAGAAGAATTGAAAAAAGTGAAAGTAGAAGATGCTTTAAGACATCCAAACTGGTCTATGGGTAAAAAAATAACTATTGATTCATCTTCTCTTGTAAATAAAGGACTTGAAGTAATTGAAGCTCATGAGCTTTTTGGAGTTGATTATGATCATATAGATGTTTTAGTACATCCTCAAAGTGTAATACATTCAATGGTGCAATTTAATGATAAGTCAGTGATAGCTCAGCTGGGAGTACCTGATATGAAGCTTCCTATTCAATATGCCTTTACTTATCCTAAAAGAGCAGCAAATACTATATTTGAAGCATTGGATTTTATAAAAGTATCGACTCTTACATTTGAAAGAGTTGATGATGAAACTTTTAGAGGAGTAGAACTTGCATATAAGGCAGGAAAAGCTGGAAAATCTATGCCAGCTGTATTTAATGCAGCTAATGAAGTAGCAGTAGAATTATTTATGAAAGGGAAAATAGGATTTCTCGTTATATATGAAATAATAGAAGAATCTATGGACAGGCATGAATT comes from Fusobacterium sp. and encodes:
- the dxr gene encoding 1-deoxy-D-xylulose-5-phosphate reductoisomerase; the encoded protein is MKRIIVLGATGSIGTNALEVIRNAGEKFKVVALSGYKNHKLLLEQIREFAPEYVAVGTEEGYKEIKAEFPNMKIFLGEEGLRELAMLKDYDILLSAVSGAVGIEATVEGIKNSKRIALANKETMVAAGSYINRLLGEYPKAEIIPVDSEHSAIFQSLLGGKKKEVEKIIITASGGTFRGKKKEELKKVKVEDALRHPNWSMGKKITIDSSSLVNKGLEVIEAHELFGVDYDHIDVLVHPQSVIHSMVQFNDKSVIAQLGVPDMKLPIQYAFTYPKRAANTIFEALDFIKVSTLTFERVDDETFRGVELAYKAGKAGKSMPAVFNAANEVAVELFMKGKIGFLVIYEIIEESMDRHELVEIDSVETVKRVDKETRNWVYSKYGKCKGEK